A window of the Bacteroides thetaiotaomicron VPI-5482 genome harbors these coding sequences:
- a CDS encoding transglutaminase-like domain-containing protein, with amino-acid sequence MKNIYLFIVSLFFFYTGCDTQQTKYPFSVETVLAKAGNNRKELEKALDYFYKQGDSIKIKAIEFLVAHMDIHYSETYYWKTREGKRVDFSEFDYANLETAVKAIDSMRKKYGSLDFQDTIIYDVNSLTGKYLINNVNHAVDTWRLSEYKDIPFNDFCEYILPYRVTVEPVTEWRKEYCKRYHWLTDSLQNKPLENVLDYAAIDYKDWFTFTYGSETRNEPLSRLSAQQLLFRKKGACEDIAALETFIFRSQGIPAAYISVPLWATSAGAHFSNTVFDTKMKPVKLDVTTHAVVDHPLDREPSKVIRYTYSSQPGTLASKEKEECIPTGFLQKTNYIDVTHEYWETSDVTIPLFNDTTHIIYACMFSMGRWNAEWWGERMENSVTFHNMPRGVVILPMIYKEHQLIPIGYPIVNGYNHQLYLVPDLLHTMTVEIEEQDRYLRFRPDKKYELFYWDNAWISLGTQVATMDADCLQFNQVPQNVLMLLVPEYSERKERPFIIMPDGTRYWW; translated from the coding sequence ATGAAAAACATCTACCTATTTATAGTAAGTCTGTTTTTTTTCTATACCGGATGTGACACACAACAAACAAAATATCCATTTAGTGTAGAAACTGTATTAGCGAAAGCTGGGAATAACCGTAAGGAACTTGAAAAGGCACTGGATTATTTTTATAAACAGGGAGACAGTATAAAGATAAAAGCCATAGAGTTTTTGGTGGCGCATATGGATATCCATTACAGTGAAACTTACTATTGGAAAACGCGCGAAGGGAAAAGAGTGGATTTTTCGGAGTTCGATTATGCTAATTTGGAAACAGCCGTAAAGGCAATCGATTCAATGAGGAAAAAATATGGTTCCTTGGATTTTCAAGATACTATCATTTACGATGTAAATAGTTTAACTGGTAAATATCTTATTAATAATGTAAATCATGCGGTTGATACTTGGCGGCTATCTGAATATAAAGACATACCTTTTAACGATTTCTGCGAATATATATTACCTTACCGGGTTACAGTAGAGCCTGTAACGGAATGGCGAAAAGAATATTGTAAGAGATATCACTGGTTGACAGACAGCCTTCAGAATAAGCCATTAGAGAATGTACTTGATTATGCTGCTATCGATTACAAAGATTGGTTTACATTCACTTATGGAAGTGAAACGAGAAATGAGCCTCTCTCCCGTCTAAGTGCGCAGCAATTGTTGTTTCGTAAGAAAGGAGCTTGTGAGGATATAGCAGCTTTGGAAACATTTATTTTTCGTTCGCAAGGTATTCCGGCTGCTTACATATCTGTGCCATTATGGGCAACCTCTGCCGGAGCACATTTCTCGAACACCGTTTTTGATACGAAGATGAAACCGGTGAAGTTGGATGTTACCACACACGCTGTTGTAGATCATCCACTTGATCGGGAACCGTCTAAAGTAATTCGTTATACTTATTCCAGCCAACCTGGCACCTTAGCATCTAAAGAAAAGGAAGAATGTATTCCTACTGGATTTTTACAAAAAACAAACTATATTGATGTAACCCATGAATATTGGGAAACATCTGATGTGACCATTCCTTTGTTTAATGATACTACTCACATTATATATGCCTGCATGTTTAGTATGGGTAGATGGAATGCTGAGTGGTGGGGTGAACGAATGGAAAATTCAGTTACATTTCATAATATGCCTCGTGGCGTGGTTATTCTTCCTATGATATATAAGGAGCATCAACTTATACCGATAGGTTATCCTATAGTAAATGGTTATAACCATCAATTGTATTTAGTTCCGGATTTATTGCATACTATGACTGTTGAAATTGAAGAACAGGACCGCTATCTGCGTTTTCGCCCGGATAAGAAATATGAACTTTTTTATTGGGATAATGCATGGATTTCATTGGGAACACAAGTTGCAACAATGGATGCCGATTGTCTGCAATTCAATCAGGTACCGCAAAATGTACTAATGCTTCTTGTGCCGGAGTATTCCGAACGAAAAGAGCGTCCTTTCATTATTATGCCGGATGGGACACGATATTGGTGGTAA
- a CDS encoding MG2 domain-containing protein, whose translation MYKIICSLILILLVVPSLPAQEKVSFDTITSRMAEQLNMYPKEKLHVHIDRSCYLPGDTLWFKAYMVNASSHIPIRLSRYVYVELVNPENETIDRVKIRPDEMNQFHGYISIPEDLPGGNYSLLAYTCYMLFEENQPVFKRDVCIALASNWETAHLKANILSPHGEITGAQLQLWDNSQKQIPLKRVKAVCNKGKPVSAKLYDEGKIELRIQNEKVTSEACMRIDMTDIRNNVFRQYAAISTGTEDYDVTFYPEGGYLLEGTPCRTAYKVLDVSGNSIAATLQLMDEQGNVMATSETLHSGMGVFTFTPESGKRYIVQTSNKQGVKKVFELPPVQSSAYGIVIKDHQEDMQISINSALHSPHEELLLLAHVRGKMICAQWLLSDKGDIITIAKDQYPSGIVQCLLLDKNYNVLSERLGFIPYRKAIMCKVRNDKDSYGKRELIHTNLSLVDVNGNPVKGNLSVSITDESMSVADTTHSILSTLLLSSELKGRIETPSFYLQTDNPEAEKALDLLLMIHGWKRYRLPEIIKGNFEKPAMEPERFTSLSGRLKDKIGDGKSRYEVYVRNLEFGLNKTITPGPDGAFRLDSLEFAEGTPIGMIGQRFIRKGETYGRSKTEIILDKEQTYNISDRTVPQPVLSEMSSGIRRDIIYPAGMSNYFLKQVTVKSDALNKSLNSREIAKLKLKNVWELAEYLGIKFSYPFIDSLMQGRCHIGVTLWGSWKCLYKDMPLALIVNGYIPLLDPGIFNYLSLSDLCAIHLYSIGREKFLGLYSYAQSYEHHTSVAILELKLHSDVDVESLEYVNGIDKRIKGYGKLDIQTDVYPFGGYQEPIAFYSPKYEKGNNNDVLIPDFRSTLYWNPNLQTDLSGKCNFSFYSADRITTYKVLIEGMTEEGEIVYEIRELVIK comes from the coding sequence ATGTATAAGATAATTTGTAGCCTCATTTTAATTTTATTAGTTGTCCCCTCACTTCCGGCACAGGAAAAAGTATCATTTGATACTATAACCAGCCGTATGGCCGAGCAGCTTAATATGTATCCCAAGGAAAAATTGCACGTTCATATCGATCGTTCGTGCTACCTTCCCGGAGACACTTTGTGGTTCAAAGCCTACATGGTCAATGCGTCTTCTCATATTCCCATCCGGTTGAGCCGATATGTATATGTAGAATTGGTCAATCCGGAGAATGAAACAATAGACAGGGTAAAAATCAGACCGGATGAAATGAATCAGTTTCATGGATACATCTCTATCCCCGAGGATCTGCCCGGTGGAAACTATTCCCTGCTAGCTTATACCTGCTATATGCTTTTTGAAGAGAATCAGCCTGTCTTTAAAAGGGACGTCTGCATCGCCCTGGCAAGCAATTGGGAGACTGCACACTTGAAAGCGAATATCTTGTCACCTCATGGTGAAATCACGGGTGCGCAACTCCAGCTTTGGGACAATAGCCAGAAACAGATACCCTTGAAAAGAGTGAAAGCCGTTTGTAACAAGGGGAAGCCGGTTTCTGCAAAACTGTATGACGAAGGAAAGATAGAGTTGCGTATTCAAAATGAAAAAGTGACGTCCGAGGCTTGTATGCGAATCGATATGACGGATATCCGGAACAACGTTTTCAGACAGTATGCTGCGATAAGTACAGGAACAGAAGATTATGATGTCACGTTCTATCCTGAGGGAGGCTACTTGTTGGAGGGTACCCCTTGTAGAACAGCTTATAAAGTGCTTGATGTTAGTGGTAATAGTATAGCAGCTACCTTGCAATTAATGGATGAACAGGGAAATGTAATGGCAACAAGTGAAACGCTGCACTCCGGAATGGGAGTATTTACCTTTACTCCGGAAAGTGGAAAAAGGTATATCGTACAAACATCCAACAAACAAGGGGTAAAGAAAGTCTTTGAACTTCCTCCGGTGCAATCATCTGCTTATGGAATTGTCATAAAAGACCATCAAGAAGATATGCAGATATCCATAAATTCCGCTTTACACTCGCCTCACGAGGAACTTCTATTGCTGGCGCATGTACGTGGAAAAATGATTTGTGCGCAATGGTTACTGTCTGATAAAGGCGACATAATCACTATTGCAAAAGATCAATATCCGTCCGGAATCGTTCAATGTCTGCTGTTGGATAAGAATTATAATGTGCTAAGCGAAAGGCTGGGTTTTATTCCTTATCGAAAGGCTATAATGTGTAAAGTGAGAAATGACAAGGATAGCTATGGGAAAAGGGAACTGATTCACACGAATCTGTCGCTTGTTGATGTAAACGGCAATCCTGTAAAGGGTAACCTTTCTGTCTCAATCACAGACGAGTCCATGTCTGTTGCGGATACCACACATTCTATTTTGTCTACTTTGCTGCTTTCATCCGAACTGAAGGGGAGAATTGAAACTCCGTCTTTTTATCTGCAAACGGATAATCCTGAGGCTGAAAAGGCATTGGACTTGCTTCTTATGATACACGGATGGAAAAGATACCGACTGCCGGAGATCATAAAAGGTAACTTTGAGAAACCAGCAATGGAGCCGGAGCGATTTACTTCCTTATCCGGAAGGCTAAAAGATAAGATAGGTGATGGTAAAAGCCGTTATGAAGTTTACGTGAGAAATCTGGAATTCGGACTGAATAAGACGATAACCCCCGGTCCGGATGGTGCATTCCGGCTCGATAGTCTTGAATTTGCGGAAGGTACTCCCATCGGAATGATCGGCCAGCGATTTATACGGAAAGGAGAAACTTACGGGCGTAGTAAAACAGAAATAATTCTGGATAAGGAACAGACATATAATATTTCCGACAGAACAGTTCCACAACCTGTTCTTTCGGAAATGTCCAGTGGTATCCGGCGGGATATAATATATCCGGCTGGTATGAGTAATTATTTCTTAAAACAGGTGACAGTTAAGTCGGATGCACTAAATAAGAGTTTAAATTCAAGGGAGATTGCAAAACTTAAATTAAAGAATGTGTGGGAATTGGCTGAATATTTAGGTATTAAATTTAGTTATCCATTCATTGATTCATTAATGCAAGGACGTTGTCATATTGGTGTCACATTGTGGGGTAGTTGGAAGTGTCTTTATAAAGATATGCCACTTGCATTAATTGTAAACGGCTATATCCCACTTCTGGATCCTGGGATTTTTAACTATTTATCTTTGAGTGATCTTTGCGCGATTCATTTATATAGTATTGGTAGAGAAAAGTTTTTGGGATTATACAGCTATGCACAGAGCTATGAACACCATACCTCAGTGGCCATTCTTGAATTAAAACTTCATTCTGATGTTGATGTTGAATCTTTAGAATATGTTAATGGCATTGATAAACGTATAAAGGGTTATGGCAAACTTGATATTCAAACGGATGTTTATCCCTTTGGAGGATATCAAGAACCGATAGCATTTTATTCTCCTAAATATGAAAAAGGTAATAATAATGATGTGTTGATACCGGATTTTCGCTCTACACTCTATTGGAATCCTAACTTACAAACAGATTTATCAGGGAAATGTAATTTTTCTTTCTATTCCGCAGACAGGATTACCACATATAAAGTGTTGATTGAAGGTATGACAGAGGAAGGAGAAATAGTGTACGAAATAAGAGAGTTGGTAATAAAATGA
- a CDS encoding DUF3109 family protein: MIQIEDVVVSFDVLREKFLCNLDACKGECCIEGDAGAPVELDEVEKLEEVLPIIWEELSPEARAVIEKQGVVYTDQEGDLVTSIVNNKDCVFTCYDEKGCCYCAIEKAYRDGKTDFYKPVSCHLYPIRIGDYGPYKAVNYHRWDVCKAAVLLGKKENVAVYQFLKEPLIRKFGEKWYQELEVAVKELKAHDMI, translated from the coding sequence ATGATTCAGATAGAAGATGTAGTAGTGAGCTTCGATGTCCTTCGGGAAAAGTTCCTTTGTAATTTGGACGCCTGTAAGGGCGAATGTTGCATTGAAGGGGATGCAGGGGCGCCTGTAGAGTTGGATGAAGTGGAAAAGCTGGAAGAGGTTCTGCCGATAATATGGGAAGAGCTGTCGCCGGAAGCACGTGCTGTCATTGAGAAGCAAGGAGTGGTATACACGGATCAGGAAGGTGATCTGGTGACTTCTATTGTTAATAATAAGGATTGCGTCTTTACTTGCTATGACGAGAAAGGATGTTGTTACTGTGCCATCGAAAAGGCTTATCGGGATGGCAAGACGGACTTTTACAAACCGGTATCATGCCATCTCTATCCCATCCGGATTGGAGATTACGGACCTTATAAGGCGGTGAACTATCATCGTTGGGATGTGTGTAAGGCGGCTGTGTTGCTGGGGAAAAAAGAAAATGTGGCTGTCTACCAATTCTTGAAAGAACCTCTGATCCGTAAATTCGGCGAGAAGTGGTACCAGGAACTGGAAGTCGCAGTGAAGGAATTAAAGGCGCATGATATGATCTGA
- a CDS encoding O-antigen ligase family protein, producing the protein MTGRRLLPKIGMRYKVLYILAFLLCANSLFLQIESPIITIGDKWYASIILLLLFLIANSTFSMSSFSWSLNKLLPSFYIIVLLSDVVLAMHGILQYTHIIPFHSYLGLSGSFDNPAGYAASLCAGFPAVFYIYMHYCSKLIRGSVILAGLCVIIVVVLSGSRTGILSIAVMCIVCFLQKTEIGSRKKYLLLLLLLFPVFVTLLYFFKKDSADGRLLIWKCSALMIKDNPVTGYGSGGFLANYMNYQAEYFARDTDNKYAMLAGDVKHPFNEYILLVVNYGLIGFLLFLTFVYFLWKCYRRNSCLETNIATVCLIGIAVFACFSYPLSYPFVWVMMIYSIYVIIFHAGYIAKYPQWLRRSMCLLIIGLSLAAFIYITRHILYTTAWNRTAKFSLIKQTDMTFARYNELLPKLGDNYLFLYNYAAELNYGKYYNQSQEMAEQCSELWADYNLQLLMADNCINTTQYDNAEKHLKLASLMCPARFVPLYELMKLYQLKGEEKKTIQIAEIILKKKVKVPSSKVEWIKEKAKNSVKSVIH; encoded by the coding sequence ATGACTGGAAGGAGACTGCTGCCTAAGATTGGTATGAGATATAAGGTTCTCTATATACTGGCATTTCTTTTATGTGCCAATTCTCTATTCTTGCAGATAGAGAGTCCGATTATTACTATAGGGGATAAATGGTATGCTTCCATTATCCTTTTATTACTATTTCTAATAGCAAACAGTACTTTTAGTATGTCCTCTTTTTCATGGAGTCTGAATAAGTTACTGCCATCTTTCTATATCATTGTTCTTCTATCTGATGTTGTTTTAGCGATGCATGGGATATTGCAATATACTCATATTATTCCATTTCATTCTTATTTAGGTCTTAGTGGCAGTTTCGATAATCCTGCCGGATATGCCGCTTCCCTTTGTGCTGGATTTCCTGCAGTGTTTTATATTTATATGCATTATTGTTCAAAACTAATAAGGGGGAGTGTTATTCTTGCCGGGCTATGTGTTATAATAGTTGTTGTATTGTCCGGTTCACGAACAGGGATATTAAGTATTGCGGTAATGTGTATTGTTTGTTTTTTACAGAAAACAGAAATAGGTTCTCGAAAGAAATATTTGTTGTTACTTTTATTACTATTTCCGGTATTTGTAACTTTGCTGTATTTCTTTAAAAAAGACTCGGCAGACGGTCGTCTGCTCATTTGGAAATGTTCCGCGCTAATGATAAAAGACAACCCGGTTACAGGATATGGAAGTGGAGGCTTTTTGGCTAATTATATGAATTATCAGGCTGAATATTTTGCGCGAGATACTGATAATAAATATGCGATGTTAGCAGGTGATGTTAAACATCCATTTAATGAATATATATTGTTGGTTGTAAATTATGGTCTAATAGGTTTTCTTCTTTTTCTTACTTTTGTTTATTTTTTGTGGAAATGTTATCGACGTAATTCTTGTCTCGAAACTAATATTGCAACCGTTTGCTTGATAGGCATTGCTGTTTTTGCTTGCTTTTCTTATCCGCTATCTTATCCTTTTGTATGGGTGATGATGATATACAGTATATATGTTATTATTTTTCACGCCGGATATATAGCTAAATATCCTCAATGGCTTCGGAGAAGTATGTGTCTGTTGATAATCGGTTTGTCATTGGCGGCTTTCATTTATATAACCCGACATATACTCTATACCACAGCATGGAACCGCACGGCTAAATTTTCATTAATAAAGCAAACAGATATGACTTTTGCTCGTTATAATGAGTTGTTGCCTAAATTAGGAGACAATTATTTGTTTCTCTATAATTATGCTGCTGAACTTAATTATGGAAAATATTACAATCAAAGTCAAGAGATGGCAGAGCAATGTAGTGAACTTTGGGCTGATTATAATTTACAATTGCTGATGGCTGATAATTGTATAAATACGACTCAATATGATAACGCTGAAAAGCATTTGAAGTTAGCTTCTTTGATGTGCCCGGCTCGATTTGTCCCATTGTATGAATTAATGAAGTTGTATCAGTTGAAGGGGGAAGAAAAGAAAACAATTCAAATTGCAGAAATTATTTTGAAGAAAAAGGTGAAAGTACCATCTTCTAAAGTAGAATGGATAAAAGAGAAAGCAAAAAACTCTGTAAAGTCCGTCATCCATTAG
- the rpsT gene encoding 30S ribosomal protein S20: MANHKSSLKRIRQEETRRLHNRYYGKTMRNAVRKLRATTDKKEAVAMYPGITKMLDKLAKTNVIHKNKANNLKSKLALYINKLA; encoded by the coding sequence ATGGCAAATCACAAATCATCACTGAAGAGAATCAGACAAGAAGAGACAAGAAGACTTCATAACAGATATTATGGTAAGACCATGAGAAATGCTGTTAGAAAACTTCGTGCAACTACTGACAAAAAAGAAGCTGTTGCAATGTATCCTGGCATCACCAAGATGTTGGACAAGTTAGCTAAAACAAATGTTATTCACAAAAACAAAGCTAACAATCTGAAATCTAAGCTGGCTCTTTACATCAACAAGCTCGCTTAA
- the recO gene encoding DNA repair protein RecO gives MLQKTKGIVLHTLKYNDTSIIVDMYTELSGRTSFLVPVPRSRKAAVKSVLFQPLSFIEFEADFRPNATLYRVKEAKSFYPFTSIPYDPYKSSMALFLAEFLYRAVREEAENRPLFAYLQHSVIWLDECREGFANFHLVFLMRLSRFLGLYPNLEDYHTGDYFDLLNACFTSTRPQLHSSYINPEEAGRLRQLMRMNYETMHLFGMSRAERTRCLTIMNDYYRLHLPDFPALKSLDVLKELFD, from the coding sequence ATGCTGCAAAAGACGAAAGGAATAGTTCTACATACGCTTAAATATAATGATACTTCTATCATTGTAGATATGTACACGGAGTTATCCGGGCGGACTTCTTTTCTCGTTCCTGTACCCCGTTCGCGGAAGGCGGCAGTCAAGTCAGTGCTCTTCCAGCCTTTGTCTTTCATTGAGTTTGAGGCGGATTTCCGTCCGAATGCTACTCTCTATCGGGTAAAAGAGGCGAAGTCTTTTTATCCTTTTACCTCCATTCCTTATGACCCGTACAAGTCTTCAATGGCACTTTTTCTGGCAGAGTTTCTGTATCGTGCTGTCCGTGAAGAGGCTGAAAACCGTCCGTTGTTCGCTTATTTGCAGCATTCTGTCATTTGGCTGGACGAATGTCGCGAAGGGTTTGCCAATTTCCATCTGGTTTTTCTGATGCGTCTTTCCCGTTTTTTGGGGTTGTATCCGAATCTGGAAGATTATCACACCGGTGATTACTTTGATTTGCTGAATGCTTGTTTCACTTCTACTCGTCCGCAGTTGCATTCTTCTTATATTAATCCCGAAGAGGCTGGACGTCTTCGCCAGCTGATGCGCATGAATTATGAGACGATGCATCTATTTGGCATGAGCCGTGCGGAACGCACTCGCTGCCTGACGATTATGAATGATTATTATCGTTTGCATCTGCCGGATTTTCCTGCATTAAAGTCGCTGGATGTACTGAAAGAATTGTTTGATTAG
- the gyrB gene encoding DNA topoisomerase (ATP-hydrolyzing) subunit B, translating into MSEEQITPNNGSYSADSIQVLEGLEAVRKRPAMYIGDISIKGLHHLVYEIVDNSIDEALAGYCDHIEVTINEDNSITVQDNGRGIPVDYHEKEKKSALEVAMTVLHAGGKFDKGSYKVSGGLHGVGMSCVNALSTHMTTQVFRNGKIYQQEYEIGKPLYSVKEVGVSDITGTRQQFWPDDTIFTETVYDYKILASRLRELAYLNAGLRISLTDRRVVNEEDGSFKSEVFYSEEGLREFVRFIESSREHLINDVIYLNSEKQGIPIEIAIMYNTGFSENVHSYVNNINTIEGGTHLAGFRRALTRTLKKYAEDSKMLEKVKVEISGDDFREGLTAVISVKVAEPQFEGQTKTKLGNNEVMGAVDQAVGEVLAYYLEEHPKEAKTIVDKVILAATARHAARKAREMVQRKSPMSGGGLPGKLADCSDKDPSKCELFLVEGDSAGGTAKQGRNRMFQAILPLRGKILNVEKAMYHKALESDEIRNIYTALGVTIGTEDDSKEANIEKLRYHKIIIMTDADVDGSHIDTLIMTFFFRYMPQIIQNGYLYIATPPLYLCKKGKVEEYCWTDAQRQKFIDTYGGGLENAVHTQRYKGLGEMNAQQLWETTMDPDNRMLKQVNIDNAAEADYIFSMLMGEDVGPRREFIEENATYANIDT; encoded by the coding sequence ATGAGCGAAGAACAAATCACTCCCAATAACGGGTCTTATTCTGCGGATAGCATCCAGGTATTGGAAGGTCTTGAAGCAGTGAGAAAACGCCCTGCGATGTACATCGGTGACATCAGCATAAAGGGACTTCACCACTTGGTATACGAAATCGTTGATAACTCCATTGACGAGGCACTGGCCGGGTATTGCGACCACATCGAAGTGACAATCAACGAAGATAATTCAATCACCGTACAGGACAACGGACGTGGTATTCCGGTCGACTATCATGAAAAAGAAAAGAAGTCGGCACTGGAAGTAGCGATGACCGTTCTGCACGCCGGAGGTAAGTTCGACAAAGGGTCGTATAAAGTTTCCGGAGGTTTGCACGGTGTAGGTATGTCTTGCGTAAATGCACTGTCAACACACATGACTACACAGGTATTCCGCAATGGTAAAATCTATCAGCAGGAATATGAAATTGGTAAGCCGCTTTATTCTGTGAAAGAAGTGGGTGTATCGGATATTACAGGAACCCGCCAACAATTCTGGCCGGATGATACAATCTTTACCGAAACGGTGTATGATTATAAAATACTGGCTTCACGTCTGCGTGAGCTGGCATACCTGAATGCAGGTCTCCGCATTTCACTGACCGACCGTCGGGTAGTGAATGAAGAAGACGGTAGCTTCAAGAGTGAAGTATTCTATTCCGAAGAAGGGCTGAGAGAGTTTGTACGCTTCATCGAGTCTTCACGTGAACACTTGATCAACGACGTTATCTATCTGAACTCTGAGAAGCAGGGAATACCTATTGAAATAGCCATTATGTACAATACAGGATTCTCCGAAAATGTACATTCCTATGTCAATAATATCAATACAATCGAAGGAGGTACGCATCTTGCCGGTTTCCGCCGTGCACTGACCCGTACGCTGAAGAAATACGCCGAAGACAGCAAGATGCTGGAAAAGGTGAAAGTTGAAATATCGGGAGACGACTTCCGCGAAGGTCTGACTGCCGTTATTTCCGTTAAAGTTGCCGAACCACAGTTCGAAGGACAGACCAAAACAAAGTTGGGTAACAACGAAGTAATGGGTGCCGTAGACCAGGCTGTCGGTGAAGTTTTGGCTTACTACCTGGAAGAACATCCAAAGGAGGCAAAAACGATTGTAGACAAGGTAATCCTTGCTGCCACAGCACGCCACGCAGCAAGAAAAGCCCGTGAAATGGTACAACGCAAGTCTCCGATGTCCGGAGGCGGTCTGCCGGGTAAACTGGCCGACTGTTCGGATAAAGACCCCTCAAAATGCGAATTGTTCCTCGTCGAGGGAGACTCGGCAGGTGGTACTGCCAAGCAAGGACGTAACCGTATGTTCCAGGCCATCCTTCCGCTACGCGGTAAGATTCTGAACGTCGAAAAAGCGATGTATCACAAAGCACTGGAAAGCGATGAAATCCGCAATATATATACGGCACTGGGTGTCACTATCGGAACAGAAGACGACAGCAAAGAGGCTAACATCGAAAAGCTGCGCTATCACAAGATTATCATCATGACCGATGCCGACGTCGATGGTTCTCACATCGACACACTGATCATGACATTCTTCTTCCGTTATATGCCGCAGATTATTCAGAACGGTTATCTATACATCGCTACTCCCCCGCTCTACCTCTGCAAAAAGGGTAAAGTAGAAGAGTATTGCTGGACAGACGCGCAACGCCAGAAGTTTATCGATACCTATGGCGGCGGTCTGGAAAATGCGGTTCATACACAGCGCTACAAAGGTTTGGGTGAAATGAACGCCCAGCAGTTGTGGGAAACAACAATGGACCCCGACAACCGTATGCTGAAGCAAGTAAACATCGATAATGCCGCCGAAGCCGATTACATCTTCTCCATGCTAATGGGTGAAGACGTAGGTCCGCGCCGCGAGTTTATCGAAGAGAATGCAACATATGCGAATATCGATACATAA